A region from the Streptomyces lydicus genome encodes:
- a CDS encoding WXG100 family type VII secretion target produces the protein MAGDENLRVTYGAVEQTAADIERSAKELQAELDRIWGAVKRVSNSWEGEAHQAFQAAERQWNARASHIQSTLHEVATKIRSGSADYRATDRRAAGFFQ, from the coding sequence ATGGCCGGCGACGAGAACCTCAGGGTGACCTACGGCGCGGTAGAGCAGACCGCCGCCGACATCGAGCGTTCCGCCAAGGAACTGCAAGCCGAACTCGACAGGATCTGGGGCGCGGTCAAGCGCGTCTCCAACTCCTGGGAAGGCGAGGCCCACCAGGCATTCCAGGCCGCAGAACGCCAGTGGAACGCCCGGGCCAGCCACATCCAGAGCACCCTGCACGAGGTCGCAACCAAGATCCGTTCGGGCAGCGCGGACTACCGGGCAACGGACCGCCGGGCTGCCGGGTTCTTCCAGTAG
- a CDS encoding WXG100 family type VII secretion target, giving the protein MAGNTALTYAEIEKLKNEIQSGSQAMSSQLRTLVNAISAVESAWTGQGASAFKQAQNALNEDHAALRRMLDGINDAIAQTGTTSQSNDSEVLSSFRGIDVNGAAPGGQLNTGSASGISNY; this is encoded by the coding sequence ATGGCAGGCAATACCGCACTTACCTATGCGGAGATCGAAAAGCTCAAGAACGAGATCCAGAGCGGCAGTCAGGCGATGTCGTCCCAGCTGCGGACGCTGGTCAACGCCATCTCCGCAGTCGAGTCGGCATGGACCGGCCAGGGCGCCAGCGCCTTCAAGCAGGCCCAGAACGCCCTCAACGAGGACCACGCCGCCCTGCGCCGCATGCTCGACGGCATCAACGACGCGATCGCCCAGACCGGCACCACCAGCCAGTCCAACGACTCCGAGGTGCTTTCCAGCTTCCGCGGCATCGACGTCAACGGCGCCGCCCCCGGCGGCCAGCTCAACACCGGCTCCGCCAGCGGCATCAGCAACTACTGA